Proteins from a genomic interval of Ruficoccus amylovorans:
- the tilS gene encoding tRNA lysidine(34) synthetase TilS: protein MSSWREKAEAVATSLKGERVYWSDLVEEPIGVGCSGGADSVCLLLLAWLRFGDGLRVLHLNHGLRGADADADSAFVEALAGELGLPFFGKKLDGAPAEASEAWLRGRRMAFYRHSGCATVLLGHHADDVAETMLMRLTRGSGTEGVASPLAVQRFYEEPMLMRPLLGIPKSLILAALQAAAVPWREDASNATPDYFRNRVRADVLPALLEAAPGNARAGLSRSHRLLAEDAEALNAWLDSLGLVIAAGAPLELSPLKNKPAALWRRALQRWIGVNGLRDTLSAAAVDGLLDGLLAGEGGQLSAGADERIIFNRERVYREKLSPVGPGTSWPEFRLRPGLTLWLPGGLALRVERVKVDAATRTDIFAGNIDNRSCVYLDENMGKRASAPLLCCIRQWRAGDRYHPLGAPGSRKLQDCFTDAKILVLERKQLPVVCSPTGNILWVPGLPPAESAKIGPHTQWALRLTYGAH from the coding sequence ATGTCGTCCTGGCGGGAAAAAGCTGAAGCCGTGGCCACCTCGCTGAAGGGAGAGCGGGTTTACTGGTCGGATTTGGTCGAGGAGCCGATCGGAGTTGGCTGTTCGGGCGGGGCGGACTCGGTTTGTTTGTTGCTGCTGGCCTGGCTGAGGTTTGGCGATGGCCTGCGCGTGCTGCACTTGAACCACGGTCTGCGCGGGGCGGATGCGGACGCTGATTCCGCTTTTGTCGAGGCGCTGGCCGGGGAACTGGGGCTGCCCTTTTTCGGGAAAAAGCTGGACGGTGCGCCCGCTGAGGCTTCCGAAGCCTGGTTGCGCGGACGGCGGATGGCTTTTTACCGCCATAGCGGTTGCGCGACGGTCCTGCTGGGCCACCACGCCGATGATGTGGCCGAGACGATGCTCATGCGCCTGACCCGTGGCAGCGGCACCGAGGGGGTGGCGTCTCCCTTGGCGGTGCAGCGCTTTTACGAGGAACCAATGCTAATGCGGCCGCTGCTGGGCATTCCGAAGTCCCTCATTCTCGCGGCGCTGCAAGCGGCAGCAGTCCCCTGGCGCGAAGACGCCAGCAACGCTACTCCCGACTACTTCCGCAACCGTGTGCGGGCCGACGTGCTGCCCGCTTTGCTGGAGGCTGCTCCCGGCAACGCGCGGGCGGGCCTTTCGCGTTCCCACCGGCTGCTGGCCGAGGACGCCGAGGCGCTCAACGCCTGGCTTGACTCGCTCGGGTTGGTGATCGCGGCAGGCGCGCCGCTGGAACTGTCGCCCTTGAAAAACAAACCTGCGGCCCTGTGGCGGCGGGCGCTTCAGCGCTGGATTGGCGTTAACGGCCTGCGGGACACGCTTTCGGCGGCAGCGGTGGATGGGCTGCTGGACGGCCTGCTGGCGGGCGAGGGCGGCCAGCTCAGCGCCGGGGCGGATGAGCGGATCATTTTTAACCGGGAACGGGTTTACAGGGAAAAACTTTCGCCCGTTGGGCCTGGCACCTCCTGGCCGGAATTCCGGCTGCGCCCCGGGCTGACGCTCTGGCTTCCGGGCGGGCTCGCCCTGCGGGTCGAGCGGGTGAAAGTGGATGCGGCAACGCGCACCGATATCTTTGCCGGGAATATCGACAATCGCTCATGCGTCTATTTAGACGAAAACATGGGGAAGCGAGCCTCCGCACCGCTTCTGTGCTGCATCCGGCAGTGGCGCGCCGGTGATCGTTACCACCCGCTGGGAGCGCCCGGTTCGCGCAAGCTTCAGGACTGCTTCACGGATGCGAAAATCCTCGTTTTGGAACGAAAACAGCTTCCGGTTGTCTGTTCACCGACCGGTAACATCCTCTGGGTGCCGGGCCTTCCGCCCGCCGAAAGCGCGAAAATCGGTCCGCACACACAATGGGCTCTTCGGTTGACTTACGGAGCGCATTAG
- the ftsH gene encoding ATP-dependent zinc metalloprotease FtsH has protein sequence MSDNSQNDSGSSQKPPSPQGFQPKVYVIWLALIGLILMLMYMYPGEHTGAKELEINQVLKAAEAGQIVSLTVKPNPNAGEQWYSLWGEMKNPALDKPAAEANTADAKAADAKTTEVKPAAKEAAKSEGTPEESEGLFAEMEKKLTGSGDKAAVKIPATITFTAQGRLTDERFNQLTSPNNPYSVKEEPASTMLQSILVGVLPFLIVIGLLYFLFTRQLRMAGKGAMSFGKSRAKLLTRDKERVYFRDVAGCDEAKEEVSEVVDFLKDPKKFQRIGGRVPKGVLMVGPPGTGKTLLAKAVAGEADVPFFSISGSDFVEMFVGVGAARVRDMFEQGRKNAPCLMFIDEIDAVGRQRGAGLGGGNDEREQTLNSLLVEMDGFDGHEGVIIIAATNRPDVLDSALLRPGRFDRQVMIDLPDLKGREEILKVHAKKIKMSTDVDLTRVARVTAGFSGADLANLLNEAALVAARYDKSEVQMADVEEARDKIAYGRERRKLMDEDDKRATAYHEAGHALIQALIKDKKRELHKVTILPRGRALGMAMTTPTKEVLGYSKHDLLNLICMAMGGRIGEEIETGDFSNGAASDIKQATDIARRMVCDWGMSELGPVALGDNQEHIFLAKEITRSQNYSDDTARMIDREIRRIIQEEYERAYRMIQEHKEAHRKIADALLEYETIEGKHVNEIIEFGEIKSPVVTNTPPPIEPPAKDDGKKKPATDKDEGEEMGPSHAPAGMPA, from the coding sequence ATGAGTGATAATTCCCAAAACGACTCCGGCTCCTCTCAGAAGCCGCCTTCGCCGCAAGGTTTCCAGCCCAAGGTCTATGTCATCTGGCTCGCCCTCATCGGGCTGATCCTGATGCTCATGTACATGTACCCGGGCGAGCACACCGGGGCCAAAGAGCTTGAAATTAACCAGGTCCTGAAGGCCGCCGAGGCCGGTCAGATCGTCTCGTTGACGGTTAAGCCCAACCCCAACGCAGGCGAACAGTGGTACTCCCTGTGGGGGGAAATGAAAAATCCCGCGCTGGACAAGCCCGCCGCCGAGGCAAACACGGCTGACGCGAAGGCTGCGGATGCCAAGACGACTGAGGTCAAGCCCGCCGCGAAGGAAGCTGCCAAGTCCGAAGGAACCCCGGAGGAGAGCGAAGGACTCTTCGCTGAGATGGAAAAGAAGCTCACCGGCAGTGGCGACAAGGCTGCGGTCAAGATCCCGGCCACCATCACCTTTACCGCCCAGGGGCGTCTCACCGACGAACGCTTTAACCAGCTCACCTCGCCGAACAACCCGTACTCGGTCAAGGAGGAGCCCGCCAGCACCATGCTCCAGAGTATCCTCGTGGGCGTGCTGCCGTTTCTGATCGTGATCGGGCTGCTGTATTTCCTGTTCACCCGCCAGCTCCGCATGGCCGGAAAGGGAGCCATGAGCTTCGGTAAAAGCCGGGCCAAGCTCCTCACCCGCGACAAGGAGCGGGTGTATTTCCGCGATGTCGCCGGTTGCGACGAAGCCAAGGAAGAAGTCTCCGAAGTGGTGGACTTCCTCAAGGACCCGAAGAAATTCCAGCGCATCGGTGGACGCGTGCCCAAGGGCGTCCTCATGGTCGGCCCTCCCGGGACCGGTAAGACCCTCCTGGCCAAGGCTGTGGCGGGCGAGGCCGATGTGCCTTTCTTCAGCATCAGCGGCTCGGACTTCGTTGAAATGTTCGTCGGCGTGGGCGCGGCCCGCGTGCGTGACATGTTCGAGCAGGGCCGTAAAAACGCCCCCTGCCTCATGTTCATCGACGAAATCGACGCCGTTGGCCGCCAGCGCGGGGCCGGGCTCGGCGGGGGTAACGACGAACGCGAGCAGACCCTCAACTCCCTGCTGGTTGAGATGGACGGTTTCGACGGGCACGAGGGCGTTATCATCATCGCCGCCACCAACCGCCCCGACGTACTCGACAGCGCCCTGCTGCGTCCGGGCCGTTTCGACCGCCAGGTCATGATCGACCTGCCCGACCTCAAGGGGCGCGAAGAAATCTTAAAAGTCCACGCCAAGAAGATCAAAATGTCGACCGACGTGGACCTGACCCGGGTGGCCCGCGTCACCGCGGGCTTCTCCGGCGCTGATTTGGCCAACCTGCTAAATGAAGCAGCCCTCGTGGCCGCCCGCTACGACAAGAGCGAAGTCCAGATGGCCGATGTGGAAGAGGCCCGTGACAAGATCGCCTATGGAAGGGAGCGCCGCAAGCTCATGGACGAGGACGACAAGCGCGCCACCGCCTACCATGAAGCCGGGCACGCGCTCATCCAGGCCCTGATCAAGGACAAGAAGCGCGAACTGCACAAGGTCACGATCCTCCCGCGCGGACGCGCCCTCGGCATGGCCATGACCACCCCGACCAAGGAAGTCCTCGGCTACTCCAAGCACGACCTGCTTAACCTCATCTGCATGGCGATGGGGGGCCGAATCGGTGAGGAGATCGAGACGGGCGACTTTTCCAACGGCGCGGCCTCCGACATCAAGCAGGCCACCGACATTGCCCGCCGCATGGTCTGCGACTGGGGGATGAGCGAACTGGGCCCGGTCGCCCTCGGGGACAACCAGGAGCACATCTTCCTGGCCAAGGAAATCACTCGCAGCCAGAACTACAGCGACGACACCGCCCGGATGATTGACCGTGAGATCCGCCGCATCATTCAGGAGGAGTATGAACGCGCCTACCGGATGATCCAGGAGCACAAGGAGGCCCACCGCAAGATCGCTGACGCTTTGCTGGAGTACGAGACGATTGAGGGCAAGCACGTCAACGAGATCATCGAGTTCGGCGAAATCAAGTCGCCGGTGGTCACGAACACTCCGCCACCCATCGAACCGCCCGCCAAGGACGACGGGAAGAAGAAGCCCGCCACTGACAAGGATGAGGGCGAGGAAATGGGGCCCAGCCATGCTCCCGCCGGGATGCCTGCCTAG